A region of Halococcus sediminicola DNA encodes the following proteins:
- a CDS encoding sulfatase family protein produces the protein MNATRDSPNLLVICVDCLRGDAIREGWGETPFIDSLVERGRSYTELYASATTTTPCVASLMTGQYAEHNGVRSLREARLAPEATTLAEHLRDAGYHTSAMVTGPLVDETDLDRGFDEYRYRENDRSLFDDWSWTAADELETLDSPFFCYLHLWELHEPISVPARYDDEQYGRWPYERALSALDAQLERLVERVPEDTVVVLHGDHGESITWRGHPLHDAAKRVRDKIRYEFGLDTRRAERMLDRFAEHLVPAGIADRFVESGHGETVFDHAANVPLVLAGPGIEAGRESAVCRQIDVLPTLLDVLGIDSTLDIDGETLVGGIDDRDAYIRACGAALRGRENWLRAVRTPRSKYIEHPGRDWDSELYDLAADPAERRPISDPERERELEARLPDLEEVDSERLAIDERLRALGYR, from the coding sequence ATGAACGCGACCCGTGATTCGCCGAACCTCCTAGTCATTTGTGTAGACTGCCTGCGCGGCGACGCCATTCGGGAGGGCTGGGGCGAAACGCCGTTCATCGATTCGCTCGTCGAGCGCGGCCGTTCCTACACCGAGCTCTACGCGTCGGCAACGACCACCACCCCTTGTGTGGCGAGCCTCATGACCGGCCAGTACGCCGAACACAACGGCGTGCGCTCGCTCCGCGAGGCACGACTCGCACCCGAGGCGACGACGCTCGCCGAGCATCTGCGCGACGCGGGCTATCACACGAGCGCGATGGTCACCGGCCCGCTCGTCGACGAGACCGATCTCGACCGCGGGTTCGACGAGTACCGCTACCGCGAGAACGACCGCTCGCTGTTCGACGACTGGTCCTGGACGGCGGCCGACGAACTCGAAACCCTCGACAGTCCTTTCTTCTGCTATCTCCACCTCTGGGAACTCCACGAGCCGATCTCGGTGCCGGCGCGGTACGACGACGAGCAATACGGGCGCTGGCCGTACGAACGGGCGCTCTCGGCGCTCGACGCTCAGCTCGAACGGCTCGTCGAACGCGTTCCCGAGGACACGGTCGTGGTGCTCCACGGCGATCACGGCGAGTCCATTACGTGGCGCGGCCACCCGCTCCACGACGCCGCGAAGCGCGTCCGCGACAAGATCCGCTACGAGTTCGGGCTCGACACCCGCCGCGCGGAGCGGATGCTCGATCGGTTCGCCGAGCACCTCGTGCCGGCCGGCATCGCCGATCGGTTCGTGGAGAGCGGCCACGGCGAGACGGTCTTCGACCACGCCGCGAACGTCCCGCTGGTGCTCGCCGGCCCCGGGATCGAGGCGGGCCGCGAGTCGGCCGTCTGCCGCCAGATCGACGTGCTGCCGACGCTGCTCGACGTGCTCGGGATCGATTCCACTCTCGATATCGATGGTGAGACGCTCGTCGGTGGGATCGACGACCGCGACGCCTACATCCGGGCCTGCGGGGCGGCGCTCCGCGGGCGAGAGAACTGGCTGCGTGCCGTGCGGACTCCCCGTTCGAAATATATCGAGCATCCGGGTCGCGATTGGGATTCCGAGTTGTACGATCTCGCCGCCGATCCGGCCGAACGACGACCGATCTCCGATCCCGAGCGCGAGCGGGAGCTCGAAGCACGGCTACCCGATCTTGAGGAGGTCGATTCCGAACGGCTCGCCATCGACGAGCGGCTCCGGGCGCTCGGCTATCGCTGA
- a CDS encoding oligosaccharide flippase family protein, with protein sequence MRIGQTSIVNFLSQIATSIFGFVVTVYLARELGDAVLGNYFLVVAVLVWLKVLGGQGIQMAIRKRVSEGESEAAFFGAGLTLQLVAFVVLAGAILVFRGPVNDYLRTDAALGLIALLATGLLVWQVRAAIEGRHRVALSSLLGPFDRTARGALQIGVVVVGLGTVGWLLAGYAVAELLTGLVGLSLLAIRPRLPTRKHLRSLLGYAKYSWFSGIESRTFASMDTLVLAIPAFAISSGQIGVYEVAWNLASVLAVFGASVSTTLFPAISKLSSAGEDGIDGLIDDAVAYSGLFVIPGFVGCVVVGRRVLAIYGAEFTRGYTILLVLVAARLLYVYQSQFTNVLAAIDRPDSAFRINVTFVATNLVLNVALVALVGWLGAAVATATSATVGLVLSYWYLQKYVTIPIPIGELASQAFAAVAMGVVVFVGRGFAGAGVAWTVALVAVGGGAYFATLTVLSRRFRATVRRNLPIPS encoded by the coding sequence ATGCGCATCGGCCAGACGTCGATCGTCAACTTCCTCTCGCAGATAGCGACGTCGATTTTCGGCTTCGTCGTCACCGTCTATCTCGCGCGCGAACTCGGCGACGCGGTGCTCGGCAACTACTTCCTCGTCGTCGCGGTGTTGGTCTGGCTGAAGGTGCTCGGCGGGCAGGGCATCCAGATGGCTATCCGCAAGCGCGTGAGCGAGGGAGAATCGGAGGCGGCGTTCTTCGGTGCGGGACTCACCCTCCAACTGGTCGCGTTCGTCGTGCTCGCGGGTGCGATTCTCGTCTTCCGCGGCCCGGTCAACGACTACCTCAGAACCGACGCGGCGCTCGGGCTGATCGCGCTGCTCGCCACGGGACTCCTCGTTTGGCAGGTGCGAGCGGCGATCGAGGGCCGTCATCGAGTGGCGCTGTCCTCGCTGCTCGGTCCGTTCGACCGCACCGCCCGCGGCGCGCTCCAAATCGGCGTCGTGGTCGTCGGCCTCGGCACTGTTGGCTGGCTGCTGGCTGGCTACGCGGTCGCCGAACTGCTGACGGGCCTCGTCGGCCTCTCGCTGCTCGCCATCCGTCCGCGGCTGCCGACCCGCAAGCACCTCCGGAGCTTGCTGGGCTACGCAAAATACTCCTGGTTCTCCGGCATCGAATCGCGCACCTTCGCCTCGATGGACACACTCGTGCTCGCGATCCCCGCCTTCGCGATCTCGTCGGGCCAGATCGGCGTTTACGAGGTCGCCTGGAACCTCGCATCCGTGCTCGCGGTGTTCGGCGCGTCGGTCAGCACGACGCTGTTCCCGGCGATCAGCAAGCTGTCGAGCGCCGGCGAGGACGGTATCGATGGCCTCATCGACGACGCGGTAGCCTACTCCGGACTCTTCGTCATTCCTGGATTCGTCGGCTGTGTGGTCGTCGGCCGGCGCGTGCTCGCCATCTACGGCGCGGAGTTCACCCGTGGCTACACGATCCTGCTCGTGCTCGTGGCCGCCAGACTGCTCTACGTCTACCAGTCGCAGTTCACGAACGTGCTCGCGGCGATCGACCGGCCCGACAGCGCCTTCCGGATCAACGTCACCTTCGTCGCCACGAATCTCGTGCTCAACGTGGCGCTCGTCGCGCTCGTCGGCTGGCTCGGCGCGGCCGTCGCCACCGCGACCTCGGCGACGGTCGGACTGGTGCTCTCGTACTGGTATCTCCAGAAATACGTCACGATTCCGATTCCGATCGGCGAACTGGCGAGTCAGGCGTTCGCAGCCGTCGCGATGGGTGTCGTCGTCTTCGTCGGCCGCGGGTTCGCCGGTGCGGGCGTCGCGTGGACGGTCGCGCTTGTCGCCGTCGGTGGTGGGGCGTATTTCGCCACGCTGACCGTGCTCTCGCGGCGCTTCCGGGCGACCGTCCGGCGGAATCTGCCAATACCGAGTTGA
- a CDS encoding TrmB family transcriptional regulator has protein sequence MTDVDPTGTLDRLGLTEYEERTLTELFTLGRTTAPTLAESTGVPKARIYGVLDALADRGFVKVIPERPKRYQPRSPGAILERAVENRRQDYEGFRATLDERRGAFLEEFEPRYERASEGVTPTEELFSVVDVGEPSEAETRRLYHQADEQLRIITKSFEYLDTVAPALTAATERDIDVAVLMLHPDHLDADNAATQAAVVERIEHEYPAVGLRFSTGKLPWRGTLADPSMDYETGRAIVLVEEKDVPLSMRQAALTENGSFVAGLKRYFDLLWEYESVGEYPRHES, from the coding sequence ATGACCGACGTCGACCCCACGGGGACCCTCGACAGGCTGGGTCTCACCGAGTACGAAGAGCGCACGCTCACGGAACTCTTCACGCTGGGCCGGACGACCGCGCCGACGCTCGCCGAGAGCACGGGCGTTCCGAAGGCGCGCATCTACGGCGTGCTCGACGCGCTCGCCGACCGCGGGTTCGTGAAGGTGATCCCCGAACGGCCGAAACGCTACCAACCCCGTTCACCCGGAGCGATCCTCGAACGCGCCGTCGAGAACCGCCGACAGGACTACGAGGGATTTCGCGCCACCCTCGACGAGCGCCGCGGGGCCTTTCTGGAGGAGTTCGAACCACGCTACGAGCGCGCGAGCGAGGGCGTCACCCCTACTGAAGAGCTGTTCTCGGTGGTCGACGTCGGCGAACCGAGCGAGGCCGAAACCCGGCGGCTGTACCATCAAGCCGACGAGCAGCTCCGCATCATCACCAAGAGCTTCGAGTATCTGGATACCGTCGCACCGGCGCTCACGGCGGCCACCGAGCGCGATATCGACGTCGCGGTGCTCATGCTCCATCCCGACCATCTGGATGCCGACAACGCCGCGACTCAGGCCGCGGTCGTCGAGCGCATCGAGCACGAGTATCCGGCCGTGGGGCTGCGCTTCAGCACCGGCAAGCTCCCGTGGCGGGGCACGCTCGCCGACCCGAGCATGGACTACGAGACGGGCCGGGCGATCGTCCTCGTCGAGGAGAAAGACGTCCCGCTGTCGATGCGACAGGCCGCGCTCACCGAGAACGGCTCGTTCGTAGCGGGCCTCAAACGCTATTTCGACCTGCTTTGGGAGTACGAAAGCGTCGGCGAGTATCCACGGCACGAATCCTGA
- a CDS encoding alkaline phosphatase family protein, with amino-acid sequence MTFADWLAETKARVDRDGMAGVRTSADELWIGALRRADRFADPGVNIYDRSWDALVILDGCRADVLRGVAHGYEFLDDPGTHRSPGSTSYEWMERTFTDEYADEIANTVHVSANPFTHQFLDADRFALLDEVWRDAWDEEVGIVPARPVTDRAIRAGRERGSDERLLVHYMQPHFPSVPRPLGGSATLDEWRDGREMAWQGLRRGEFTEREVWGAYVANLRYVLDDLEILLDNLDAERVAITADHGNAKGEWGIYGHPNVPLDVLRTVPWFVTSATDRRTHEPEIESGKRSDPTDETVAERLQALGYTEDETG; translated from the coding sequence ATGACGTTCGCCGACTGGCTCGCCGAAACCAAAGCGCGGGTCGATCGCGACGGGATGGCCGGTGTGCGCACGAGCGCCGACGAACTGTGGATCGGCGCGCTCCGCCGGGCCGATCGCTTCGCCGACCCCGGCGTCAACATCTACGACCGTTCGTGGGACGCGCTCGTAATCCTCGATGGCTGTCGCGCCGACGTCCTTCGCGGTGTTGCCCACGGGTACGAGTTTCTCGACGATCCAGGAACCCACCGCTCACCCGGCTCGACCTCCTACGAGTGGATGGAGCGGACGTTCACCGACGAGTACGCCGACGAGATCGCGAACACCGTTCACGTGAGCGCGAACCCATTCACCCACCAATTCCTCGATGCCGACCGGTTCGCGCTGCTCGACGAGGTCTGGCGCGACGCGTGGGACGAAGAGGTGGGCATCGTGCCGGCCCGCCCCGTGACCGACCGCGCGATCCGCGCCGGCCGCGAACGAGGCTCCGACGAGCGCCTATTGGTCCACTACATGCAGCCACACTTCCCGAGCGTGCCGCGCCCGCTCGGCGGCTCAGCGACCCTCGACGAGTGGCGCGACGGCCGCGAGATGGCGTGGCAGGGGCTTCGTCGTGGTGAGTTCACCGAGCGCGAGGTCTGGGGAGCTTACGTGGCGAACCTCCGCTACGTGCTCGACGACCTCGAAATCCTCCTCGACAATCTCGACGCCGAGCGCGTCGCCATCACCGCCGACCACGGCAACGCCAAGGGCGAGTGGGGCATCTACGGCCACCCGAACGTTCCCCTCGACGTGCTCCGGACGGTCCCGTGGTTCGTGACGAGCGCGACCGACCGTCGGACTCACGAACCCGAAATCGAGTCGGGAAAGCGAAGCGACCCCACCGACGAGACGGTCGCCGAACGGCTCCAAGCGCTCGGCTACACCGAAGACGAAACGGGCTGA